A genome region from Chloroflexota bacterium includes the following:
- a CDS encoding pyridoxal-phosphate dependent enzyme, producing MECVLFEKYAGLKNNIAWKSLGNFPTPVRRLEKLGREIGYENIWIKEDNKSSEYYGGNKVRKLEFTLPDALRKKKKTIMTYGGIGTNHGLATVIHGSRLGLNTLLLLVEQPVTAHIQENLLLDRHFGAELCYAQNTTRAALRTIWYFLSKMGNVYYLPPGGSSVLGSLGFVAAAFELKRQIDAGEIPEPKYIFVALGSKGTMAGLLVGTRLAGLSSKVIGVRVAYLWLANEKATAKLANNVIHLMGRYDKSVPAIKFSEEDVQVLHDCCGGGYGVPTAEGREAIEILERAENMELDLTYTGKTFAALLNFVKTNKELNNAPILYWHTYNSVDLTTIIKQDHDYRKLPKAFHQFFKTNFIPSIE from the coding sequence ATGGAATGCGTGCTGTTTGAGAAATATGCGGGCTTAAAGAACAACATCGCGTGGAAGAGTTTGGGAAATTTCCCCACGCCGGTAAGAAGGCTGGAGAAATTGGGGAGGGAAATTGGCTACGAAAATATCTGGATAAAGGAAGATAACAAGTCATCGGAATACTATGGCGGGAATAAGGTGCGAAAACTGGAGTTCACACTTCCTGATGCCCTTCGTAAGAAAAAGAAGACTATTATGACATATGGCGGAATAGGCACCAACCACGGTCTGGCCACCGTTATACACGGCAGTCGCCTGGGGCTGAATACTCTTCTGTTGCTGGTGGAGCAGCCGGTTACGGCTCATATTCAAGAAAACCTTCTTCTTGACCGACATTTCGGGGCAGAACTTTGTTATGCCCAAAATACTACCAGAGCGGCATTAAGGACAATTTGGTACTTTTTGTCAAAAATGGGAAATGTCTATTATCTTCCTCCCGGTGGTTCTTCCGTGCTTGGCAGTCTGGGCTTCGTTGCCGCCGCTTTTGAATTGAAAAGGCAAATTGATGCCGGAGAGATCCCGGAGCCGAAATACATCTTTGTTGCTTTAGGCTCTAAGGGAACCATGGCTGGGCTTCTGGTTGGAACTAGATTAGCTGGGCTGAGTTCGAAAGTGATTGGTGTGCGGGTTGCTTACTTATGGCTGGCAAATGAGAAAGCAACAGCGAAGCTGGCCAATAACGTAATCCATTTGATGGGGAGGTACGATAAGTCGGTGCCCGCGATTAAGTTCAGTGAAGAAGACGTGCAAGTATTACATGATTGTTGTGGCGGAGGTTATGGTGTGCCCACCGCTGAAGGTAGGGAAGCGATTGAGATCCTAGAAAGAGCGGAAAACATGGAGTTAGACCTGACTTATACAGGTAAGACTTTTGCTGCCCTTCTTAATTTCGTGAAGACTAACAAGGAGCTTAACAATGCCCCGATCCTTTACTGGCACACTTATAATTCAGTTGACCTCACCACGATCATAAAACAAGATCATGATTACAGGAAGCTACCAAAGGCATTCCACCAGTTTTTCAAAACGA